CGCCGACGTTGGACACGAGGAAGATGAAGAACACGAAGACGTGGGTCTTGTGGCGGCGGTCGTCGTTGGCGCGGATGACGGGGCGGATCAGCAGCATCGAGGCGCCGGTCGTGCCGATCCAGCCGGCGAGAACCGTGCCGATCGCGAGCAGCGCGGTGTTCAGCGACGGCGAGCCGTGCAGGTTGCCCGTGATCCGGATCCCGCCGGCGACGGTGAACAGCGCCAGCAGCAGGATGATGAACGGGACGTACTCCAGCGCCAGCGTGTGCAGCAGCTCGTAGCTCGCGACGCCGATCCCCGCGAACGCGGCGAAGGGGACGATGAACAGGGCCGCCCAGGCCGCAGACACCTTGCCGAAATGATGGTGCCAGAAGCCCGGCGCGGCCAGCGGCATGATCGCGATCGACAGCAGGATGCCGACGAACGGGACGACCCAGAGGAAGCCGAGCTTCGCGCCGTCGACGTGCGGCGCGCCGCCGGCGGCCTGCGCGGCGCCGGCGGACCCGAACACGAGCGCCGCCGCGGCGAGCGCGCTGAATATCCGCATCGAATCACTCCCCGGCCTTCATTGGCGGCCGCGCGATGGGGCCACGGACTCCGACCTTCCTCAGCCGCGGCCAAGACGCAAGGCGGCTGATCGGCGCGGCGGACGCGCCGCGGGCGTCAGGCGGCGTCACCCCACGCCCAGCGTCGCGGCGACGCCGCCGTCGACCACCAGCGTGTGGCCGTTGATGAAGGCGCCGGCGGGCGACGCGAGCAACAGCGCGGCGCCCGCGATCTCGGCGGGTTCGCCCCAGCGTCCCAGCGGCACGCGCGCCGCCCAGCGCGCGCCGACCTCGGTGCGCGACCAGTCGCGGTTGGTCTCGGTGGCGAAGAAGCCCGGCGCGATGGCGTTGCAGGTCACGCCGTGGCGGCCGTACTCGGCGGCGATGGCGCGCGTCAGCGCCGCGAGCCCGCCCTTGGCGGCGATGTAGGCGGGGTCGCCGGGCGCGGCCAGCTCGGCCACCACCGTCGTCACCATCAGCACGCGGCCGGAACCGCGCTCCGCCATGCCCGGCAGCAGCGCCCGCGTCAGGCGGTAGGCTGCGGTCAGGTCGACAGCGACCAGCCGGGCGAAATCGTCGGCGTCCATCCGCCGGATCGAGCGGCGGTCCCGCGCGCCCACGTTGTTGACGAGGATGTCGATCGGTTCCGCCGCCGCCGCCGCGCGCTCGACGGCGGCCGCGTCGGCGACGTCGAACGCCGAGGCCTCGGCGGCGAGGCCCGCGCCACGCAGCTCCGCGACGCGCGGCGCCAGGCGGGCGGCGTCTCGGCCGTTGAGCAGGACGTGGGCGCCGGCCTCGGCCAGCGCCCGTGCGATCTCCCAGCCCAGCCCGCGTCCCGCGCCGGTCACCAGCGCGCGCTTTCCATCGAGGCGTAGCGAATCGAAGATCGTCATGGCGTCCTTCGTGGCGTGTCGTCGCGCACGCATACCGCGCCGCGTCGGCCGGGAGTAGGGGCCCGTTGAAGCCGCGTCGCGGCGGCCCTATCGTGCGACGATGACCCTCGCACCGCTCCGTCTTCCCCGTGTCGTCGGCCACCGTGGCGCCGCCACCTACGCGCCGGAGAACACCCTGGCGTCGCTGCGCGAGGCGCGCCGGCGCGGCGCCACCTGGGTCGAGTTCGACGTCAAGCTGTCGTCCGACGGCACGCTCCTGCTGATGCACGACGACTCGCTGAAGCGCACGGCCGGAATGGACCGGCCGGTGGCCGCGACGCCCTGGGCCGATATCCGCGCGCTCGACGCCGGCGCCTGGAAGGACCCGCGCTTCGCGGGCGAGACCGTGCCGTCGTTCGAGGCGGCGGTCGCATGCCTGGCGGCTGAGGGGCTGGGGGCCAACGTCGAGATCAAGCCTTGCGCCGGCAGGATCGAGGAGACCGGCCGGGCGGTCGTCGGGGCGCTGCGGCGCCTGTGGCCGGCGTCGCTGCCGACGCCGCTGCTGTCCAGCTTCAAGGATGCGGCGCTGGCGGCGGCCCGCGACGCCGCCCCGGAGTATCCGCGCGCCATCCTGATCGACGAGCTGAAGGACGACTGGCGCGCCCGCGCCGAGGCGGTCGGCGCGGTCGGCGTCAACACCAACGGCGGCAAGCTGGCCGCCGCCCGCGCCAAGGAGATCAAGGATTCCGGCTACCTGTTGAGCGTCTACACGATCAACGACCCCGCGCTGGCCGCGACCCTGGTCGGATGGGGCGCGGATTGCGTGATCACCGACGCGCCGGACGCGATCATCGCCGCCATCGGCGCCTGACGTTCCCGCGGCCGGCCGTCCGATCGTTTTTCCCCCCTTTCCGCCGGCGGGCGCGCCGGGTAACGTGACCGTCATCAAACCGCAACCAAGCGGTGACGACGGCGCCCTACGCGGTGCCCTCGATCGAACGTCACGAGGGAGACGACGGGACATGCGCACCAGAATTCTCGCCACCGCCGCCGGCATGCTGTTGGCCGCCGCGCCGGCCAGCGCCCAGAAGGAAATCCAGTGGTGGCACGCCATGGGCGGCAACCTCGGTGAGACGGTCAACCAGCTGGCGGACGCCTTCAACAAGTCGCAGACCGAGTACAAGGTCGTGCCGGTGTTCAAGGGCTCCTACACCGAGACCCTGACGGCGGCGATCGCCGCGTTCCGCGCCCGCCAGAACGCCCATCCGCACATCGTCCAGGTGTTCGAGGTCGGCACCGCCACGATGATGTCGGCCAAGGGCGCCATCTATCCGGTGCACCAGCTCATGGCCGACGCCAAGGAGCCGTTCGACCCCAAGACCTACATCGGGCCGGTCTACGGCTACTACTCGACGACCGACGGCAAGCTGCTGTCGATGCCGTTCAACTCCTCGACGCCGGTGCTGTACTGGAACAAGGAGCTGTTCAAGAAGGCCGGCCTCGACCCGAACGTCCCGCCCAAGACCTGGCCCGAACTGGGCGAGATGGGCAAGAAGCTGGTCGCGTCGGGCGCCAAGTGCGGGTTCACGCCGCAGTGGCAGACCTGGACGATGATCGAGAATTTCGGCGCCTGGCACAATCTGCCGTTCGCCACCAAGGCCAACGGCTTCGGCGGCCTCGACATCGAGCTGAAGTTCAACAGCCCGGCGCACGTCAAGCACATCCAGACGCTGGCCGACTGGGGCAAGGACAAGGTCTTCGTCTACGGCGGCCGCGAGGGCAAGTCGACGGCGATCTTCAACGCCGGCGAATGCGCCATGCACATCGGGTCGTCGGCCTCGGCGTCCGCGATCACCAAGGCGCTCGGCGCCGACAAGATCGGCATCGCCATGATGCCGTACTGGCCGGACGTCGCGGCGAAGCCGCAGAACTCGATCATCGGCGGCGCCACGCTGTGGACGCTGACCGGCAAGCCGAAGGAGGAGTACGCCGGCGTCGCCAAGTTCTTCACCTTCCTGTCGCGCGGCGACGTGCAGGCGAAATGGCACCAGGAGACGGGCTACGTGCCGATCAGCGTGTCGGCCGCCGAGATCACGGAGAAGGCCGGTTTCTACAAGACCAACCCGGGCCGCGACATCGCCGTCAAGCAGCTCGAGCTGAACCCGGCGACCGAGAACTCCAAAGGCCTGCGCATCGGCAGCTTCGTGCAGATCCGCGACGTGATGGACGAGGAGCTGGAGTCGGTGTGGGCCGGCAAGAAGACCGCCAAGCAGGCGCTCGACGACGCCGTCGCCCGCGGCAACAAGCTGCTCAAGGACTTCGAGGCCGCCAACAAGTAGGGCCGGCGGCGGGCCGCGCGGCGTAGCGCGGCCCGCCTTCGCGCCGCGGGGGAAGGGCGGACGGTCCGGCGATGGAAAAGCGCGTCACCTTCGACGGCCGGCTGCTGCCGTATCTGCTGCTGGCGCCGCAGATCATCGTCACGATAGCGTTCTTCATCTGGCCGTCGGCGCAGACCGTCTGGCAGTCGTTCCTGCTCGAGGACGCGTTCGGCGGCAACACCCAGTTCCTGTGCGCCGCGTTGCCGGGCGATCCGCTCGGCGCGGACGCCTGGAGCCGCTGCTTCCGCCACTTCAACAAGTTGTTCGCCGATCCCGGCTACTGGCACTCGGCGCGCCTGACGCTGGTGTTCAGCGCCCTGGTCGCGGTGATCGGCCTGGCGTTCTCGCTGCTGCTCGCGGTCATGGCCGACCGCACGCTGCGCGGCGCCACGACCTACAAGACCTTCCTGATCTGGCCCTACGCCGTGGCGCCCGCCGTCGCCGGCGTGCTGTTCGGCTTCCTGTTCAACCCCCGGGTCGGCATCCTGGCGTGGTGGCTGGAGCGCGCCGGCATCCCGTGGAACCACCAGACCAACGGCGACCAGGCGCTGATGCTGGTGGTCTTCGCGGCCTGCTGGAACCAGATCAGCTACAATTTCATCTTCTTCCTCGCCGGTCTGCAGTCGATCCCCAAGTCGCTGATCGAGGCCGCCGCGATCGACGGCGCCGGCCCGTCGCGGCGCTTCTGGACCATCGTGTTCCCGCTGCTGTCGCCGACCGGCTTCTTCCTGCTGGTCGTGAACATCATCTACGCCTTCTTCGGCACGTTCGGCGTGGTCGACGCGCTGACCCAGGGCGGTCCCGCCCAGGCCACGGAGATCCGCGTCTTCAAGGTCTACAAGGACGGCTTCCGCGGCCAGGATTTCAGCGGCTCGGCCGCCCAGTCGACGATCCTGATGATGATCGTCGTCACGCTCACCGTGGTGCAGTTCCGCTACATCGAGCGGCGGGTCCACTACTGAGGCGCGCCATGGTCGAGAACCGCCCCTTCCTCACCTTCGTGGCGCACGCCGTGCTGATCCTCGGCGTCGCCGTGATCGCGTTCCCGGTCTGGGTCACCTTCGTGGCCACGACCCACGACAGCGCCACCATGCTGCGGGCCCCGATCCCGCTGCTGCCCGGCCCGCACATGATCGAGAACTACATGGCGGTGCTGACCGAGGGCTTCGCGCAGGCCTCGCGCACGCCGCTGTGGCGCGTCCTGCTCAACAGCCTGATCATGGCGCTGGGCGTGTGCGCCGGGAAGATCGCGATCTCGCTGATCGCGGCCTACGCCATCGTCTATTTCCGCTTTCCGCTGCGGATGACGGCGTTCTGGATGATCTTCATCACGCTGATGCTGCCGATCGAGGTGCGCATCGTGCCGACCTACACGGTGGTCGCCAATTTCGGGATGCTGAACACCTACGGCGGCCTGATCGTCCCGCTCATCGCGTCGGCCACCGCCACTTTCCTGTTCCGGCAGTTCTTCATGAGCGTGCCCGACGAGCTGACCGAGGCGGCCCGGGTCGACGGCGCCGGACCGGTGCGCTTCTTCATCGACATCCTGGTGCCGATGAGCCGCACCAGCATCGCCGCCCTGTTCGTCATCCAGTTCATCTACGGCTGGAACCAGTACCTGTGGCCGCTGCTGGTGACGACCAAGGAGGAGTTCTACACCGTGATCATGACGCTCTCGCGCCAGGCCAACGCGGTGGACGGCGTGCCCCAGTGGAACCTGATCATGACGGTCGGCATGCTCGCGATGCTGCCGCCGGTGCTGGTCGTCGTGCTCATGCAGCGCCAGTTCGTGCGCGGCCTCGTCGAGACGGAGAAGTGACATGGCCGGCGTGAGCCTGCGCGGCGTCAAGAAGTCTTACGACGGCAAGGTCGACGTCATCCACGGCGTCGACATGGAGATCGCCGACGGCGAGTTCGTCGTCATCGTCGGTCCGTCGGGCTGCGGCAAGTCGACCCTGCTGCGCATGGTCGCCGGACTCGAGCGCACCACCGGCGGCGAGATCGCGATCGGCGACCGCGTCGTGACCAACCTGGAGCCCAAGGACCGCGACATCGCGATGGTGTTCCAGAACTACGCGCTCTATCCGCACATGTCCGTGTACCAGAACATGGCGTTCGGGTTGAAGATCCGCGGGTTCGCGAAGGACGAGATCGAGAAGCGCGTCCAGAAGGCGGCCGGCATCCTCGAGCTGTCGGCGCTGCTCCAGCGCAAGCCGCGCCAGCTCTCCGGCGGTCAGCGCCAGCGCGTCGCCATGGGCCGCGCCATCGTGCGCCAGCCCGCGGTGTTCCTGTTCGACGAGCCGCTCAGCAACCTCGACGCCAAGCTGCGCGTGCAGATGCGGCTGGAGATCAAGCGCCTGCAGCGGGACCTCGGCACCACCAGCGTCTACGTGACCCACGACCAGGTCGAGGCGATGACGCTGGCCGACCGCCTGGTGGTGATGAACGCCGGCCGCGCCGAGCAGATCGGCACGCCGATGGACGTCTACGAGACGCCGGCGACCGCCTATGTCGGGGCTTCATCGGCTCGCCGTCGATGAATTTGCTACCCGGCCGGATCGCCACCGACCGGCGCGCCGCCGAGGTGGCCGGCGCCACGCTGCCGCTGATGGCGTCGGCGGCCGCCGGCGTCGAGGCGGGCCAAGCCGTCAGCGTCGGCATCCGGCCCGAGCACCTGACGCCGCACGGCGGCGCCGGCGCGGCGCTGGCGCTGACGGTCGAGATGGCCGAGCCGCTGGGCGCCGACACGCTGCTGCACGGCCGCTTCGCCGGCGCCGACGGGCTCGTCACCGTGCGGCTGCCGGGCCACGTGCGCGCCGCGCCCGGCGAGAAGCGCTCCTTCGCCGTCGAATCCGGCCAGCTCCACCTGTTCGACGCCGCGACCGGGCGGCGCATCGGCGCGGCCTGACGCGACACCGGCGCGTCGGCGCGGTAAGACGGCGCCATGCTGTTCGCCTCCTACAACATCCACTACGGCCTCGGCCGCGACAACCGCTACGACGTGGCGCGTATCGCCGACGTGGTCGCGGCCGCCGACGTGATCTGCCTGCAGGAGGTCGTGCAGGGCTGGGCCCTCAACGCCTTCGCCGACCAGGCGGCCGAGATCGCCGAACGGCTGAACCGCTACTTCTTCTTCCATGGCGCGTTCGACGCCGATTCCAGCTCGGTCGATGCCGACGGCCGGATCGTCAACCGGCGGCGCACCTTCGGCAACGCCCTGGTGTCGCGCTGGCCGATCCTGGAGGCGCGCGGTCACCTGTTGCCCAAGACGGCGCTGCCGGCGCAGTTCGACCTGCAGCGCGGCGTGGTCGAGGCGCTGGTCGCCGCGCCGTCGGGCGCGTTGCGCGTCCACAGCGCCCACCTCTCGCACGTCGCCACGCGGATGCGCCGGCCGCAGGTCGCGGCGATCCTCGACCTCGTGCGCGGCGCGGCCCGCCGCGGCGGCGCCTGGGACCACCGCGCCTCGGACATGTTCGTGTTCGACGAGGAGGCGCGGCCGGTGCCGGAATCGGCCGTCGTGATGGGCGACTTCAACTTCACCTCGACCGATCCCGAGTACCCCATGCTGGCCGGCGAGATCAGCCCGATCTTCGGCCGCGTCGCCACGGTCGACGACCTGGTCGACGCCTGGGTGGCCGCCGGCAACGCCGAGGGGCCGGAGAGCTTCCCCGGCGAGGGCCGCATCGACCATTGCTTCGTCACCCACGATCTGGCCGGCGCGGTGCGGCGCGCCTGGATCGACGAGTCGACGCCGGCCTCCGACCACTTCCCGCTGTTCGTGGAGATCGACCGCTGATGGCGCGGCGCGCGTCAGGCCTCCCCCCGTCGGCGGCCGCGGCGTAGGATCGCCGCCATGGAACCTCCGGAGGACAAGCGTCCGCTCGACCTGTTCGTGATCGGCGGCGGCGTCAACGGCGCCGGCATCGCCTGCGACGCGACCGGCCGCGGCCTGCGCGTCGGGCTGTGCGAGGCCAACGATTTCGCGTCGGCGACCTCCTCGTCGTCCAGCAAGCTGATCCACGGCGGCCTGCGCTACCTCGAGCGCTACGAATTCCGCCTCGTGCGCGAGTCGCTGATGGAGCGCGAGGTGCTGCTGGCGAAGATGCCGCACATCTCCTGGCCGCTGCGCTTCGTGCTGCCGCACGAGCCGCATCTGCGGCCGCGGTGGATGCTGCGCATCGGGCTGTTCATCTACGACCACCTGAACCCGCGCATGCGCCTGCCGAAGACCGAGAGCGTACGGCTGGGGCGCAGCCCCTACGGCGCCGGCCTCAAGCCGGAGTTCGACCATGGATTCGTCTACTCCGACGGCTGGGTCGACGACGCGCGTCTGGTCATCGGCAACCTCAAATCGGCGCGCAACCGCGGCGCCGACATCTACGCGCGCCACCGCTGCGTCGCCGCCCGCCGCGTGGCCGCCGCCGGCGGCGCGCCGCTATGGGAGGTCGACCTCGAGGAGGCCGGTACCGCGCGGCGCCTGACGCTGAGGGCGAAGGCGCTGGTCAACGCCGGCGGGCCGTGGGTCAAGTCGCTGCTGCACGTCGTCGACGGCGTCGAGACCCGCAAGCGCGTGCGCCTGGTCAAGGGCAGCCACATCGTCGTGCCCAGGCTCCACGACGGCGACCACGCGTTCATCCTCCAGAACAAGGACGACCGGATCGTTTTCGTGATCCCCTACGAGCGCGACTTCTCGCTGATCGGCACCACCGACATCGCGCTCGACGACGACGACGCGGCCGGCGCGGCGGCGATCTCGGCCGA
The genomic region above belongs to Rhodospirillales bacterium and contains:
- the ugpQ gene encoding glycerophosphodiester phosphodiesterase, translating into MTLAPLRLPRVVGHRGAATYAPENTLASLREARRRGATWVEFDVKLSSDGTLLLMHDDSLKRTAGMDRPVAATPWADIRALDAGAWKDPRFAGETVPSFEAAVACLAAEGLGANVEIKPCAGRIEETGRAVVGALRRLWPASLPTPLLSSFKDAALAAARDAAPEYPRAILIDELKDDWRARAEAVGAVGVNTNGGKLAAARAKEIKDSGYLLSVYTINDPALAATLVGWGADCVITDAPDAIIAAIGA
- the ugpB gene encoding sn-glycerol-3-phosphate ABC transporter substrate-binding protein UgpB, whose amino-acid sequence is MRTRILATAAGMLLAAAPASAQKEIQWWHAMGGNLGETVNQLADAFNKSQTEYKVVPVFKGSYTETLTAAIAAFRARQNAHPHIVQVFEVGTATMMSAKGAIYPVHQLMADAKEPFDPKTYIGPVYGYYSTTDGKLLSMPFNSSTPVLYWNKELFKKAGLDPNVPPKTWPELGEMGKKLVASGAKCGFTPQWQTWTMIENFGAWHNLPFATKANGFGGLDIELKFNSPAHVKHIQTLADWGKDKVFVYGGREGKSTAIFNAGECAMHIGSSASASAITKALGADKIGIAMMPYWPDVAAKPQNSIIGGATLWTLTGKPKEEYAGVAKFFTFLSRGDVQAKWHQETGYVPISVSAAEITEKAGFYKTNPGRDIAVKQLELNPATENSKGLRIGSFVQIRDVMDEELESVWAGKKTAKQALDDAVARGNKLLKDFEAANK
- a CDS encoding endonuclease/exonuclease/phosphatase family protein, giving the protein MLFASYNIHYGLGRDNRYDVARIADVVAAADVICLQEVVQGWALNAFADQAAEIAERLNRYFFFHGAFDADSSSVDADGRIVNRRRTFGNALVSRWPILEARGHLLPKTALPAQFDLQRGVVEALVAAPSGALRVHSAHLSHVATRMRRPQVAAILDLVRGAARRGGAWDHRASDMFVFDEEARPVPESAVVMGDFNFTSTDPEYPMLAGEISPIFGRVATVDDLVDAWVAAGNAEGPESFPGEGRIDHCFVTHDLAGAVRRAWIDESTPASDHFPLFVEIDR
- the glpD gene encoding glycerol-3-phosphate dehydrogenase, which gives rise to MEPPEDKRPLDLFVIGGGVNGAGIACDATGRGLRVGLCEANDFASATSSSSSKLIHGGLRYLERYEFRLVRESLMEREVLLAKMPHISWPLRFVLPHEPHLRPRWMLRIGLFIYDHLNPRMRLPKTESVRLGRSPYGAGLKPEFDHGFVYSDGWVDDARLVIGNLKSARNRGADIYARHRCVAARRVAAAGGAPLWEVDLEEAGTARRLTLRAKALVNAGGPWVKSLLHVVDGVETRKRVRLVKGSHIVVPRLHDGDHAFILQNKDDRIVFVIPYERDFSLIGTTDIALDDDDAAGAAAISAEETAYLCDLSNHYMARRIAPSDVVWSYAGVRPLFDDGSDDPSAVTRDYVLETDAGDGKAPLLSVFGGKITTYRRLAEHALEDLRPYLPGMGGPWTAFEPLADGEMARSDFEAFVEGLYQRYLGLPEVYLYRLARRHGTGCEEVLGEASEVASLGRHFGGDLYEIEVDYLMREEWAREPGDVLWRRTKEGLHMTPAEREAFAAWMAARRRNDDTPR
- a CDS encoding SDR family oxidoreductase, which codes for MTIFDSLRLDGKRALVTGAGRGLGWEIARALAEAGAHVLLNGRDAARLAPRVAELRGAGLAAEASAFDVADAAAVERAAAAAEPIDILVNNVGARDRRSIRRMDADDFARLVAVDLTAAYRLTRALLPGMAERGSGRVLMVTTVVAELAAPGDPAYIAAKGGLAALTRAIAAEYGRHGVTCNAIAPGFFATETNRDWSRTEVGARWAARVPLGRWGEPAEIAGAALLLASPAGAFINGHTLVVDGGVAATLGVG
- the ugpA gene encoding sn-glycerol-3-phosphate ABC transporter permease UgpA; its protein translation is MEKRVTFDGRLLPYLLLAPQIIVTIAFFIWPSAQTVWQSFLLEDAFGGNTQFLCAALPGDPLGADAWSRCFRHFNKLFADPGYWHSARLTLVFSALVAVIGLAFSLLLAVMADRTLRGATTYKTFLIWPYAVAPAVAGVLFGFLFNPRVGILAWWLERAGIPWNHQTNGDQALMLVVFAACWNQISYNFIFFLAGLQSIPKSLIEAAAIDGAGPSRRFWTIVFPLLSPTGFFLLVVNIIYAFFGTFGVVDALTQGGPAQATEIRVFKVYKDGFRGQDFSGSAAQSTILMMIVVTLTVVQFRYIERRVHY
- the ugpE gene encoding sn-glycerol-3-phosphate ABC transporter permease UgpE, whose translation is MVENRPFLTFVAHAVLILGVAVIAFPVWVTFVATTHDSATMLRAPIPLLPGPHMIENYMAVLTEGFAQASRTPLWRVLLNSLIMALGVCAGKIAISLIAAYAIVYFRFPLRMTAFWMIFITLMLPIEVRIVPTYTVVANFGMLNTYGGLIVPLIASATATFLFRQFFMSVPDELTEAARVDGAGPVRFFIDILVPMSRTSIAALFVIQFIYGWNQYLWPLLVTTKEEFYTVIMTLSRQANAVDGVPQWNLIMTVGMLAMLPPVLVVVLMQRQFVRGLVETEK